A stretch of DNA from Globicephala melas chromosome 4, mGloMel1.2, whole genome shotgun sequence:
TTCTTTTAACACAATAGTCATAGTGAATCcctcttttatgtttttagtCTTAACAGGTTTTGAAACTTGTAACAAGTATGAAATTAAGAACAGCCTTGGACAGAGAATTTACTTTGCAGCAGAGGATACTGATTGCTGTACCCGAAATTGCTGTGGGCCTTCTAGGCCTTTTACAATGAGGATTCTTGATAATATGGGCCGAGAAGTCATAACTCTGGACAGACCACTAAGGTGTACCAGCTGTTGTTTTCCCTGCTGCCTGCAGGAGGTCAGTGAGCAATTACCAGGGTAATTTTTACAAATACTTTGCAAAGTAGTTCTGCAAGAATTTTCACCTTATTGGTGAATTTATATAATCAAATGAGATTTAAAGGAAAAGTGGTCCACCAGCTATTGGTTTATGCTTGAGGGTAAATGGTAGGAAGGAAGGCAGGTGGAAAAGAGTGAGCAGTTAGCCCCATGTCCCTGAGCAGTGTGCCCCCCGGGGGTGAGATCAGGGATCTCAGAGACCAGACTTCTTGATCTTCAGGGAGAGCTGAGAACGTAGGTCACCTTGGTCAAGTCCCTCACCTGAAATGACCATGAGGGCCTGGCCAAAGCCAGAGGAGGGCCCAATAGAGAATATCCTCGAATGCCATCCCAGAGGCAAGTGGACAGAAGAGTGAGGGAAAGAACACATATGTTCAGTTCATCTCATTATTTTAGCCAACCTACAAGGAGCAAACCTAGGAGAGGCCCCCTCTGAGAAATCTCAACtcctgtatttttcagttctccaTTTGAAAAAAACAAGTAATATATTTGAGTCCCTGTAATAGGGGTATGCGAATTGTGAACACCTTCAGCTCCATAAGGACCAGGTGTCTCTTTCATAGTACTTGACAGCCCTCTGATAAAGAACATGGATCTCAGGGGAGACGCCAGGGCACTGAGTGTTTATAGGAAGTTGGCCTTTGCCTGTATCTCCACTGGCCTGAGACCAGAGCTGCCTGGGTCACTCAGTCATCCTTACTGGTAGCTGTGAGAGCAGGGCACACAAAGATACAAGCACATAGAGATTTGATGTCTAATACTGCTCTTATTTTGAAAGGATAACTGAAGTTGTTCATactgaattattttgttttccatgtcaGTTAGTTTAGATGTAATAATATTCATTGGAATAGCTGAGGGAAAACTGAGTGTGATGGAATATGCTCTATAATTTATAGAGCACCTTAGCATACATTATACAATTGGTCTTAATAAAGAGATCTAGGAAGTCCTCAGTTACAGATAAACATGTTGAGATGCtgtcaaggtcacccagctaatgTTCAGAGCCAAGATTCCAGGCCCCATTTTCTTTCCATGCTAGCACTATTGCCACTTATATTTGAAAACTGCCCCAGTGATCAGGGCTCTGTCCATACACTTAAGCCActgtttttaaaggaatttgaGGAAATAGCTATTAATAATTTAGACATTTTTTATaagtatggaaattttaaaatatacaagacCAGTAGAGCAGTGCTTCAGAATGGAGACAGTGCATGCAGCCTCCCCGAGTCTGTGTCTCATCTCTTCCACTTTGCAGCTGGGGAATCTGAtacaagttaattaacctctctgttcctcagttacTTCCTATATAAACAGGGATAATAGTACCAACGTGGTAAGGATGTGGAGTGAGTTAAGtggtgcttagaacagtgtctgacacttaGAAAGTATTCAGTAAATGAGAGTTCTTATTAGACATTGTTATGATTACagtttatatattcttttgcttTTGTAGATAGAAATCCAGGCTCCTCCTGGTGTACCAGTAGGTTATGTTACTCAGACCTGGCACCCATGCCTGCCAAAGTTTACACTTCAAAATGAGAGGAGAGAGGATGTGCTAAGACTTACTGGTCCATGTATTGTCTGCAGCTGTTGTGCAGATGTTGATTTTGAGGTAAGAGGTGTGATAACGTTTATGGGTTTTGCTTTCCTAGTATAAGAATAACATAAGCTGGGAGGATGTTACAAATATAGTAAATGAATATGTCCTGATATCTCAAGAGGGTCTCAGTGTCCTTCATATTTATCTTTGGTCAGAGAGACGGTTATTGCTCTGATTAAGCATCAGTGTTGATTgtgttaaatggaaaaaagagaaacagagatttgtagtcaaataaatataaacaaagcaTCTAACATTGGTGGTTTTTGTGTAGAGGTACTGTACGTTATCCATTTTAAGTGGAACATTAACCTTGTCATCAAAGTCTGATTGCCAAAGCATATGGTTCTTCCTTAGCATGAAACACAGGCTGCCAGTGCTCTAGGCCCTCTTCAAAATCTCCGACATCTTTGAGTTCCTACAAAAAGCCCAGTTATGCAAagagaattttaacaaatatatgatGTACTACCCAATCATGCTTCTCTATGATCTCTCCTTTATCTTTGtattaaattcattcattagaaATCACAATATATCTGTGTATTTACTACCTGGAGGAATTGCATCACAgcagtttttcaacaaatggggcCCAGACTTATGGCCCAAATTATTTAGTTGCAAATGCTTAAAAGTTGAGAGATTATAAAACTTAATCTTGATACCACGATTCTCTTGTATAAGCATAAAATCTGGTAAACTGGACAATTTCCACAGAAGGGACAAAAATCTAAAACTGAGCAGGACTGCCCCCTTATGATAAATAAGTGGGAACTCTGCCACTGCCCCTGACTTGACAAGGTTTTCCACtatccagcttcattcttttatattatcTGCCTGTCTTTGCTAGTCATATGATTTTTAATTCCTCTGTTATATAAAGATGGATCACTCCTCTCATTGACTTCAGTGTCTAATGAGGCAGACAGGCAATTCTAAGAAAAGTACATATGATGTAATTAGAGACTTTATAAAGACTCTTACAAAGAATGCATAGTGTGTGGGGGGGATATAAACTATGTATGTTTAAAGATTTTATAGGTTTGTGTATAATAACAGTTCTCTATGTAGGGGTTATCATTCCCATAAAAGATTCAGAAGACTGAAAGGTAATTGTTGTTTCAGGGAATATTAATGGAAGTTTTGCTGACATATATTTTATCTatgtaaaataagtaaaaatactGGTGAAGTAAGTCACACTGGAGTGTGAAGCTCTTATATTTAATGATAAGAAAGTTGGAAATCATTCAGCAACCCTTCTCAGTGGATACCTTAAAGCATCTATTATAGGCAATGAATTAACTTCTCTCCTGTGCATCTAGAATGGTGCTAACTAGATAACATCTTTGAGGGAATTGAGAAAATAGTACCTTGAATCACTTTCTATATACTAGATAATAGAAATTTTGAAAGCAGGAATTATCAGTATGAGGGACCACTATGGAACATGGAAAAGAGtcattctaaaggaaaaaaataattcagagacaTTTATAAGTGTACCCAGTGGTACTGATTCATAGATTTGATGtcagtggaggaagaaagaaaatttagacATGATTCTAAAGTCTTATTAGTCTGATGTCTGATGTCTGATGTTTAAGAAGCTGAATGTTTAAGAAGCTAAATGATGATGCCATTGACCAGGGTAAGAATCCTGAAGGAGAAACAGTTAATTTGTGGGAAGCTAATGATTTGTTTTTGAGTCATGTTGGTTTTAGGTGTGTAAGGGAAAATTTTAGAGTTTTTGGCATACTGGCATGGCAACTGGCATGGCAGTTGAAGCCATGAGATTATCCCACGGGTGAGTAGAAGAAGGACAAGTAGACTTTGTAACCCTTAGAGATAATGAGGGAATCTGTCTTATTCCAGGGCTATTAggagtaggaaaaaaatatgCCTACATGAAACTGATATCCCAATCTAGCCCCCTCTATGATTTTGAGGTCTGAATTTATAACaccagtatggggcttccctggtggtgcagtggttgagagtctgcctgccgatgcaggggacacaggttcgtgctccggtctgggaggatcccgcgtgccgcagagcggctgggcccgtaagccatggccgctgggcctgcgcgtccggagcctgtgctccgcagcaggagaggccacagcagtgagaggcccacgtaccgccaaaaaaaaccaaaaaccaaaacaaaacaaaacaaaaatttataacACCAGTATGATTCATGAATCTTAAGACATGGAAACTGATCTTGAGTGGTGATACACATGGGAGAATTGAATGCAAAAACATACTAGATGGAGATTGATCACCAAGGTCACCCTCTATCCCTACAGAACAAACCTATCTCCACATGAGCAGATTCAAAAATTAACATACTGTTCTAGGAACTAATCTACCAAAACCAAACCGCATATAATAGAACAGTCTGTTACCAGTCATACAagaaatacctaaatagacattaaaGAGcctaacaaagaaacaaaaagggtCATAAGGGGAGGATGAAACAAATAATAAAGGCCAGGAGGATATAAAAACAAGCCAAATAGAACCTCCAGAAATGAGGAACAGTCATTGATAAAACCTCATTTGAAAGGATGAGCTACAGATTAGACACAGGTGAAGAGAGAGTTAGTGAACTGGATCACCCATATTAGGAATACAAAGAGGAGGTTGGTGGGCAAAAGATATAAACTTGAAGGGACATGGAAGCTAGAATAAACTACTGCATACGCCAAAGGTGAGTTACAAAAAAAGAGGAGACAGAAATGTTTTGATAcaatattcaaagagatacataGCTAAGAATCTTGCAGACTTGATGCCATTGGTTCTCAGATTCAGAAATTGCAAGGAGTtctggtaagaaaaagaaataacacccAGATACAGCTTAGATAAACTGCAAACTGCAAACTAAAATAGGAAATCTAAAATCATCAAATGGGAGTGGGGAAGATTATTTCTAATACGTAATTCTCTGACCATTAGGGATTATGAACATTTCTCTAAGTTTACTAGCTACTTGTATTTGCTCTTTGAATTATCTTTTAATATTGGTTGCCTgtattttctattgggttgtttatttttttcttgtcaattCATAAATATAGTTTGTGTGTTGAAGACATTGACCCTGCATCTGTATTTCTGTCCtctgatctgcaaatattttccacAAATCTACCCCTTTTGtactttgttttataaatatatctcaGTTGGCTGGACAACTGTGTCATCACAATTTATTAAGTAAACTATTCATTTCTTGCTAAGCTGAAATGACATACATTAAATTTCCACAAGCAATTTCTAGATTCATTCTTCTATTGCATTGTTACCACTTTTCTTACAGTAATGCCTTATAATTCAATTATGGTAACAGTGATGTATCCTATATTTAGTCATAGCCACACAGTCACTAATCATTCTGTTTTATCATATTTTCTTGCTATTGTCAGATGTTTCCTTTCATGTGAACCTTAAGATCATTTCATTAAATCTTTCAGAAGTTAGAATCCAATTAGTATTGTATtgtctatgatttttttaaaattaatatatttatgatgCTAAACGTGTCTCATCCCAAAagtgtaatatattttaattcatttatatctaATTTTGTACTCTTCATAAGACCATATAGAActtctatctctttttttaaatttttgtaagtAATTTATAGGCATTATCACTACTAATCAGGAATATTTCTATTTGTAGGTACTTATTGTTAATATTGAGAAaagctatttatttttgtttacctcTTATTCAGCCTTGTGACTATATTCTAGTATTTAATTTGGAAGGCATTTTTGCTATACTTACTTGGTTTATCTAGGTATAAAATCATATAGCAAATGGAAGCTCTTCTAATTTGCCaattaacttattttcttttccagactACTTCTTACAGCAAAACTGAATAATATTTGCCAATTTTGTGTATACCTACTAAGTTGATGATTTCAATTGAAATAGCAGCAAATGTTTCATAATTTAGAAAGATACTGGctatttttcatagtatttttcTATTCCTGTTTTACCTAGAGCAAGAatcaacatacttttttttttttttttggtaaaggaagagatagaaaacattttagagTTTTGGGCCATATGGTCATTGTTACAACTACTCAGGTCTGCCATTTTAGCATGAAAGTAGTCATACACAATACACAAATATTGGGTGTAACTGTGTCCAAATAAAACTTACAAAAACAGGGTGCAGACTAAATTTGGCTCATTGACCTTTGCCTGCTGACCCTGACCTAGATTTTTATTAAGAATTGATACTTAACTTTCTAAACAGCAGAGCATCATAACAGTCATGAATATAGACTCTGGAGAAGAACACCTGGGTTTGAAATCCATTTCCATGACTTCTTATttgtgtgaacttggacaagtgaCTCACCTCTCTTTGCTTTGGTTTATTCATATGAAAATTGTGTGTAATAATACTATATATCCTATAGAGAAATTATGAGGAAAAAATTACCTAAgacttgtaaagcatttatatgCCTAGCATATactaaatgttatataaatgcttaattagtaagtaaataaaataccttTTCAGGACCTATGGATACActcatatttttgaattatatgattttttttttagtattttgtactttattatagtattttttataCTGGGCTCTGTGCTAATGTACTATttggatttttgtatttatatttatgttgtgAGATGAACCTATAGATTTCTTTTTAGAATAcctttatcaattatttgtatTAAATTTATAGGTTTATAAATTTAATAGTAATATAATACCAGTTTATTACTTCCAGAAGTTGCAATCATTTTATTAtgtagattttctgtttttaaaatattttctagaatttagcTAAAAATTACCTAGTCCTGTTGACTTTTCAGGTGTAGATCCTTATtcacttttctgttcctttcctttaaaacatTATATGTCTACCTCTTACATAAATTTttggtgaatttttaaatttcttgctatagtaatcaaaatgggGAAGTGTTAATATCTGGTAAGTGTAGTAGTAGGATTATGATGGCTGAttatcttttgtatattttgttaaaaattatttttcaaaaattaaaaataattgaattaaaaaataaaatgtaaggtgTTATTACTAGCTTCAAATCCTTACATGACAGCTATGAGCAGACAAAACATGAAGGTGTGCAATAGGGAATTTGTATTAGTTTGTTTTGCCACAAGAGCGTAACAAATAATCCCTAAAGCTCAGTGGCTTAAGAAAACATGCTTATGGGTCTGAAGGTCAAATGATATACCTAGGCTCAGACAGATGGCTCTGATTTAGGCTTCCAGTTGGTCTCAGGTCTGCTCCAGGTATGTTCATCCTGGAGCTTCAGCAACAGCAGCTGCCTGGATCATGCTTTCTAGTGGCTGATCACTGGAGAGCAAGACCAAGGCAGAACCACTCAGCCATGTTTAAGGTCTCTGCTGGTGTCACATCCACTAACACTCCACTGGTCAAACAAGGCACAAGGCCAAGCCTAATTTCAATGTGCAGGAAAGTATACTGGGCTTACAGAGGGAGGGGACTGAAATGACTATTTGATGAACAGTAATCCATGCTATCACAGTTTTTTTCATATTAGAGGTTTCAAGTTTTTAAAGAACTTAACCACCCACATCCAAATAAAATGAGTCAACTGTTTCTAATTTGCCCACATTTATGTAGCTGTCCCAACCTAAGCTAGGTCTTCAAAGGTTGTTGCCAGCACGTGTGGTACCTTGTGCATATTTGAAAAGGACACTTCTCTTACTGGTTTGACACAACTCTGCCTATATATACCCTGACAAGTGTGGACTACATTCAGCCTCCACATGCCCACTTGGTGGGGTGCATTTCTCTGGCTATAAGCTGTTCAACTCTTTATCATGGCCCTGAGCTTTCCTCAGGCAGAACTGAAAAATTAGAAGAACTTTACTTTGGAGCTTTTTTTGTTCCATACACATTTCCTCTTTTGTTGTTCATCCTCCTCCTGTTGTCGAGTCGTACCCCAACCTTTGACCTGAGGCATCTCATCAAGTTACTATTGGTTACTTAACCTTCACTCAAAACTGCCAGTCCTCTTTACCAGGCTCTTGGCATTTCATGTTTTCCTACTGACAGTGGGTGATAATGGGGCCTCCCATCACCTTTAAAACTCTGCCTATATCAACTCTCTGTGCTTGTGTTGAAGCAGAAGTCAGATAGGAGTTTCACTTACTACCTTCCTGATGGCTTCTAGAAATTTCATCAAAGAAATATTTCctgcttaaattttattttggctcAATTCAACTAACTTATTACTGTATGTCTTAATGGAGaatagaaaatgttaaatatttcagCTAAACTACTTTCATATTCTCTGTACCAaagaaacagtttttttaaatgaatctatAAATGGATATAGGAATCTACATGCATGTAATGAGTGATATAATGTTCATAGTTATGAATGGcgtataattttaatataatatttgttttattttactcctACTTGGAAAGCAGCTTTATTATTAGTTTTCTagaattctttgtctttttttaaaattagattaaatCTCTTGACGATAAATATGTGGTTGGCAAGATTTCCAAGCAGTGGACTGGCCTTGTGAGAGAGTTATTTACAGATGTCGATAACTTTGGCATCCAGTTCCCTTTAGACCTTGATGTGAAAATGAAAGCTGTGATGCTCGGCGCATGTTTCCTCATTGTAAGTTTATTCTTGCTAATCTGGGGTATAGATGGTTTCTCTAGGATCATTCTGAAATAATttggtaaattttacatttttaaatgaccttAAATTTGTAGGTTTTATTGAAAGTGGTCCTATTTAATTTTAGCTCtgaaattccattttcttctgctaCTCTGGGTTCACAAATGACTAGCTTCTCTCTGGAGGGTCTATGCAGTTTCACATTGTAACAAGAGGATCTTATATATTAAGGAGAGGCTCTggttttagtaaaaaaaaaaaaaaaaaattggtgatttggaaaagagtctgaatCTTCCAGTGTGTTTAAATGGAATAAGTCTCAGTGAAACAAAGAGATTTCTGCCTGATTCATTATTAAATTAAACCATCtaatacagaaatacaaattgTAGTAAGAATCTACATTCAATCAAGCCTTAGACAGAACTACCAATTAAGAGGAAATATATGAGATACAGCAATGACTTTGAACTTGTCTTCACATTAAATTACCTAGGGAGCTTTTAGTAGTAGGCCATATTCCAGTTTAACTAAATCAGAAGCTCAGAATTAAAAGTTTGTGTAGCTCCTCAGATGATTCCATATACAGCCGATGTCAAGGGCTCCTGGGacagagcagtggttttcaaccttAGCTGCACAGTAGAAACACCTGGGTAGCTTTCACACTCCCTGTGTCAAGACTATGTACCCAGATCTAGTAAACCAAATCCTGAGGTGGATCCAAGCCTTCAAGCTGTTCGAGCTATCATATGATTCCAAAGCAAGAAAGGTTTGGAGTCACTAGATTAATACCTTAAATATTGGCATATGGatgcaatcagaaaaaaaataaaaagtaaaagaacatACAGAAAAAGGATCCAGTTACTTCAACAAATACatatcaggaaaataaaataaaaataaaataaaaagagagaaacatcAGCTTAATGTAGTTTGTAGACCATGTTTGGAAACTGATTTAAACAAACCAATATAAAAAGACATTTACAAGACACTCAGGGAAATGTGAACATTGGCAATTTGATGATATTAATGAATtattaaggttttttaaaaaaatatgatgttATTGTGGTTATACAAAAACAGTCCATTTTCTTCAAGGGCACATACTGAAGTATTTCGGTATAAAATGATATGGTATCAcagatttgcttttaaataatGGGGGTGAGGGAAAAGGGACACAGCGGATGGAGTAACTGGTGAACCAAGCTGGGTGAGTGGTCATTGGGACTTTATTTATACTATTCTATCTACTTTGGGACAGGCTTAGTattttctatataaacttttaaatataaccttttaaataaacttttaaatataacCACAGTTCTATCTAAAAACTATGTTTTCAGTAAGTGTTTATTTCACATGAGAAGAAAATTTTAACCTTAACTTGGGGAACTGTTTAACCAAAGGTTTACACAGCATAACCAAAGATACGGTGTGTACAGGGTGGAGAGAGTAGTCTGGGGTGTTTGGATAGGTGAGAAATGGgataggggtggtggtggtgcggTTATTAGGAAGTGAATATGGGGTAGATTGGGCAGTCTTCCCAATCTTATAGACCTTGGGAAGATATTGAAAATTGTTTAGTTAACTGGTTAATTTTAAGCTATGCATAAATAAAAGAGTTATAAACccaaattttagaaagataaatccTGGTGACTGTGTACCAAATGGATTGAAGAGAGGTAAAATTGTAATAGTGCAATTGCAAGTGAATGGTGATAAAGATTCAATTATTTCtttgtaaagagaaaaaggaaaatgatagaTGTGAGAGAGGTACAATCCACAGGACCACAGAAGTTGTAGGGGAGAGGGTCTGGTTAGAAATTGATGGAGTAAGACAAGCTGAGGAACACAGTGGACAACAAGTTTGGAAGAGAAATCATAAAACTGGGCCAAAAAATTCTAAGATGTTATTCTAACTCTAAGATGGCTGTCATTCTCCAGAAACAATCTAAAAATTGTACATGGAACTCCAGTCACAACACAAGTTATATTACTAGAGAAGGAGTACAAAAAGTTGAGGAACAAAGATTGAAAGAGGAACATTCTAA
This window harbors:
- the PLSCR1 gene encoding phospholipid scramblase 1, producing the protein MDKQNVQMNDPHPGTQLPGGYPPEHPPAAFPGPPGYTGYPGTQAGYPVPPAGYSGAGPVGFPVPYQPVTSQPGAPAGVPWMPAPSPPLNCPPGLEYLTQIDQLLIHQQIELLEVLTGFETCNKYEIKNSLGQRIYFAAEDTDCCTRNCCGPSRPFTMRILDNMGREVITLDRPLRCTSCCFPCCLQEIEIQAPPGVPVGYVTQTWHPCLPKFTLQNERREDVLRLTGPCIVCSCCADVDFEIKSLDDKYVVGKISKQWTGLVRELFTDVDNFGIQFPLDLDVKMKAVMLGACFLIDFMFFETTRNEQRAGVW